The following are from one region of the Stigmatella ashevillena genome:
- a CDS encoding type IV pilus twitching motility protein PilT, translating into MANLHQLLKAMVEKGASDLHITTGSPPQLRVDGELVPLKTAPLTPVETKQLCYSILTDAQKHKFEEDNELDLSFGVKGLSRFRANIYMQRGAVAAAFRTIPFKILTFQELGLPQVVADLIKRPRGLILVTGPTGSGKSTTLASMIDKINSERHEHIMTIEDPIEYLHPHKNCLVNQREVGADTRNFKTALRYILRQDPDVVLVGELRDLETIEAALTIAETGHTCYATLHTNSAVQTINRVLDVFPPYQQPQVRAQMSFVLEGVMSQALVAKQGGPGRVLALEVMIPTPAIRNLIREDKVHQVYSSMQVGQAKYGMQTFNQALAALLSRRLISQEEAMGRSSDPEELRNILAGSAPGGVQRPGGGAPGR; encoded by the coding sequence GTGGCCAACCTGCACCAGCTTCTCAAGGCGATGGTCGAGAAGGGCGCTTCCGACCTCCACATCACCACTGGCTCTCCACCGCAACTCCGGGTGGACGGCGAACTGGTGCCACTGAAGACGGCGCCCCTCACGCCGGTGGAGACCAAGCAGCTCTGCTACTCCATCCTCACGGATGCCCAGAAGCACAAGTTCGAAGAGGACAACGAGCTGGACTTGTCCTTCGGTGTGAAGGGGCTGTCGCGCTTCCGCGCCAACATCTACATGCAGCGCGGCGCGGTGGCCGCGGCCTTCCGGACCATTCCCTTCAAGATCCTCACCTTCCAGGAGCTGGGCTTGCCCCAGGTGGTGGCGGATCTCATCAAACGCCCGCGTGGACTCATCCTCGTCACGGGCCCCACCGGTTCGGGCAAGTCCACCACGCTGGCGTCGATGATCGACAAGATCAACAGCGAGCGTCATGAGCACATCATGACGATCGAGGATCCGATCGAGTACCTGCACCCGCACAAGAACTGCCTCGTCAACCAGCGCGAGGTGGGCGCGGACACCCGCAACTTCAAGACGGCGCTGCGCTACATCCTCCGTCAGGATCCGGACGTGGTGCTGGTGGGCGAGTTGCGCGACCTGGAGACCATCGAGGCCGCGCTCACCATCGCCGAGACGGGCCACACCTGCTACGCCACCCTGCACACCAACAGCGCGGTGCAGACCATCAACCGCGTGCTGGACGTGTTCCCGCCGTACCAGCAGCCGCAGGTGCGCGCCCAGATGTCCTTCGTGCTCGAAGGCGTGATGAGCCAGGCGCTGGTCGCCAAGCAAGGCGGCCCGGGCCGCGTGCTGGCCCTGGAGGTCATGATCCCCACGCCCGCCATCCGGAACCTCATCCGTGAGGACAAGGTGCACCAAGTCTACTCCTCCATGCAGGTGGGACAGGCCAAGTACGGCATGCAGACGTTCAATCAGGCGCTGGCGGCGCTCCTGTCGCGTCGGCTCATCAGCCAGGAAGAAGCCATGGGCCGCTCCAGCGATCCCGAGGAGTTGCGCAACATCCTGGCAGGCAGCGCCCCCGGTGGCGTGCAGCGGCCAGGCGGCGGAGCCCCTGGCCGTTAG
- a CDS encoding type II secretion system F family protein has protein sequence MAAPALQKAAPVKKTTQWLWEAKTKGGETKKGEMEAGDAEAVNARLKSLGLNPVKVKKKPLEINLAFGSGVTGKDILIFTRQFATMIDAGLPLVQCLDILGGQMENPAFKKVVFAIKGKVEQGSTFADALKDHPKVFDELFIQLCAAGEVGGILDTILNRLAAYREKAEKLKGKVKSAMTYPSVVICVAIGVTALLLLKVTPVFEKMFKDFGSELPGPTQFVVDMSNWLQAWILHMVAGIVAFIFTFVYTYRNPKGRKVFDRVILMMPLFGPVIRKVAVARFTRTLGTMISSGVPILDALDVTAKTAGNRTIEEAIYYVRGKIAEGKNIAGPLLETNVFPSMVVQMIGVGEATGAMDAMLNKIADFYDDEVDAAVAGLTAMIEPLLMVFLGGVVGGFLIAMYLPIFSIAGAIK, from the coding sequence ATGGCTGCACCAGCATTGCAGAAGGCTGCACCGGTCAAGAAGACCACCCAGTGGCTTTGGGAAGCGAAAACCAAAGGTGGGGAGACCAAGAAGGGAGAGATGGAGGCGGGGGACGCCGAGGCGGTCAACGCACGCCTGAAGTCCTTGGGGCTCAACCCTGTCAAGGTCAAGAAGAAGCCGCTGGAGATCAACCTCGCGTTCGGCAGCGGGGTGACGGGCAAGGACATCCTCATCTTTACCCGGCAGTTCGCCACGATGATCGATGCCGGTCTGCCCCTGGTGCAGTGCTTGGACATCCTGGGCGGCCAGATGGAGAACCCGGCCTTCAAGAAGGTCGTCTTCGCCATCAAGGGCAAGGTCGAGCAGGGCTCCACCTTCGCGGACGCGTTGAAGGATCACCCCAAGGTCTTCGACGAGCTGTTCATCCAGCTGTGCGCCGCGGGCGAGGTGGGCGGTATCCTCGATACCATTCTCAACCGTCTGGCGGCCTACCGTGAGAAGGCCGAGAAGCTCAAGGGCAAGGTCAAGAGCGCGATGACCTACCCGAGCGTCGTTATCTGCGTGGCCATCGGCGTGACGGCGCTGCTGCTGCTCAAGGTGACGCCGGTCTTCGAGAAGATGTTCAAGGACTTCGGCTCGGAGCTGCCTGGCCCCACGCAGTTCGTGGTGGACATGTCCAACTGGCTCCAGGCGTGGATCCTCCACATGGTGGCCGGCATCGTCGCCTTCATCTTCACCTTCGTTTACACCTACCGCAACCCCAAGGGGCGCAAGGTGTTCGACCGGGTGATCCTCATGATGCCGCTGTTTGGCCCCGTCATTCGCAAGGTGGCCGTGGCGCGCTTCACCCGGACCCTGGGCACGATGATCTCCTCCGGTGTGCCCATCCTCGACGCGCTGGACGTGACGGCGAAGACGGCCGGTAACCGCACCATCGAAGAGGCCATCTACTACGTGCGAGGGAAGATCGCCGAAGGCAAGAACATCGCCGGTCCGCTGCTGGAGACCAACGTGTTTCCCTCCATGGTGGTGCAGATGATCGGCGTGGGTGAGGCCACGGGCGCCATGGACGCGATGCTCAACAAGATCGCCGACTTCTACGATGACGAGGTGGACGCGGCCGTGGCGGGTCTCACGGCGATGATCGAACCGCTGCTGATGGTGTTCCTGGGCGGCGTGGTGGGTGGCTTCCTCATCGCCATGTACCTGCCCATCTTCTCGATCGCCGGTGCCATCAAGTAG